The following proteins come from a genomic window of Leptospira bandrabouensis:
- a CDS encoding adenylate/guanylate cyclase domain-containing protein yields the protein MGKINKTIECVLYFFIFSILFFSCNFSSSQEAVKGYLELPLEAVENNQKLSTGGEWEFYWGEVFGESLFRKISEPNKSYAKVPSSWNSYRPEGEGGDGFAVFRLTLKIPDPKIRYYLRVQPATSSYELYVNRQKIASSGKVGTDELSAVPKYQIQYVSFQPEGVEQEILYVVSNFHHARGGYRKPIEIGTKEVIQNQSLIYSAGEVFVFGAMLTMALYQLTVFFFRREEKSSLFFALFCLFTGLRLVVLDNYYIVYAIPDFSWHWMQVLDYTSAPLLVCFFLGYLKSLFPGRSEVPKWMLYSCWSITACYVSFVLLTDVKLFTKTNIFSQVVILFFSICSFYVILKIYKQKKRDSSLVFYGSLLLMIGSTHDLMAGNYWFQSQPLMPFSLFVFFLFQSILLARRNARFYTSMDTLTTELIEVNNRLEASNQVYAKFVPLRLIQLFSKVTKARVKRGDFIVKQMSVLSSDIRDFTAISETLSPEETFLFLNDYLRQVGPTIRSHNGFIEKYVGDAVFALFERSPEDALSAAIEMHRTIAKWNGESRPHRVGDIHIGVGIHYGELMLGIIGEEQRIESAVLSDSMGVANSLESMTKKYGAKIILSLDALLEMERPDSYPHRLLDFIKIPAKQKLIGIAQVLVEGVEDSFDLKLKTKEQFEESVNLFWDGEFAKAGDGFRKVLAIDPSDKASQLYLDRTELYAQNGPPPGFGKGFLA from the coding sequence ATGGGAAAAATAAATAAAACCATCGAATGTGTTTTATACTTTTTTATTTTCTCTATTTTGTTTTTTTCCTGTAATTTCAGTTCTTCACAAGAAGCAGTCAAAGGGTATCTTGAACTTCCACTTGAGGCAGTAGAAAACAATCAAAAACTTTCGACTGGTGGTGAATGGGAGTTCTATTGGGGGGAAGTATTTGGGGAAAGTTTATTTAGGAAAATATCTGAACCTAACAAGTCCTATGCGAAAGTTCCTTCCTCCTGGAATTCCTATAGACCAGAAGGTGAAGGTGGCGATGGTTTTGCAGTTTTTCGCCTAACATTAAAGATACCTGATCCAAAAATTCGGTATTACCTAAGGGTACAACCCGCCACAAGTTCTTATGAACTCTATGTTAATCGGCAAAAAATTGCAAGTTCTGGTAAAGTAGGAACTGATGAGTTAAGTGCAGTACCAAAATACCAAATCCAATATGTATCTTTTCAGCCAGAAGGAGTCGAACAAGAAATCCTTTATGTAGTGAGTAATTTTCATCATGCTCGAGGTGGATATAGAAAGCCGATTGAGATAGGTACTAAAGAGGTAATCCAAAACCAATCCCTTATTTATTCCGCAGGAGAAGTATTTGTTTTTGGTGCGATGTTAACTATGGCATTATACCAACTAACCGTATTTTTCTTCAGAAGGGAGGAAAAAAGTTCTCTATTTTTTGCTCTGTTTTGTTTGTTTACCGGCCTTCGATTGGTTGTTCTTGATAACTATTATATAGTTTATGCAATTCCAGATTTTTCCTGGCATTGGATGCAGGTTTTAGATTATACTTCCGCACCTCTTCTTGTGTGTTTTTTCTTAGGTTACTTAAAGAGTTTGTTTCCGGGAAGGTCTGAAGTGCCTAAGTGGATGTTGTATTCTTGTTGGAGTATAACTGCATGTTACGTGTCGTTTGTTCTTTTAACGGATGTTAAACTTTTTACGAAAACAAATATTTTTTCTCAAGTTGTAATTCTTTTTTTTAGTATTTGTTCTTTTTATGTGATTCTAAAGATTTATAAACAGAAAAAGAGAGATAGTAGTTTGGTTTTTTATGGATCACTACTTCTAATGATTGGGTCAACACATGATCTGATGGCTGGAAATTATTGGTTTCAGTCTCAACCATTAATGCCTTTTTCATTGTTTGTCTTCTTTTTGTTTCAGAGTATTCTACTTGCCAGAAGAAATGCTAGGTTCTATACCTCTATGGATACTTTGACAACGGAACTGATTGAAGTAAACAATCGGCTTGAAGCATCTAACCAAGTTTATGCGAAATTTGTTCCATTGCGTCTCATTCAATTGTTTTCAAAAGTAACCAAAGCTAGGGTCAAACGTGGCGATTTTATCGTAAAACAAATGTCGGTATTGTCATCAGATATTCGAGATTTTACCGCAATATCTGAAACCTTAAGTCCAGAAGAAACCTTTTTATTCCTCAATGACTATTTAAGACAAGTAGGGCCAACCATTCGATCTCATAATGGGTTTATCGAAAAATATGTTGGGGATGCTGTTTTTGCTTTGTTTGAAAGAAGTCCAGAAGATGCGTTATCAGCTGCCATTGAAATGCACAGAACAATTGCTAAGTGGAACGGGGAATCTAGACCTCACCGAGTAGGGGATATTCATATTGGAGTAGGAATTCATTATGGAGAATTGATGCTCGGTATCATTGGGGAAGAACAAAGAATTGAGTCTGCTGTATTATCTGACTCGATGGGTGTTGCCAATTCTTTGGAATCAATGACCAAAAAATATGGTGCAAAAATCATTCTTAGTTTGGACGCACTTCTTGAGATGGAGCGCCCCGATTCCTATCCGCATAGGTTATTAGATTTTATTAAAATTCCAGCCAAACAAAAGTTAATTGGAATTGCTCAAGTTTTGGTAGAGGGAGTGGAAGATTCCTTTGATCTGAAATTAAAAACCAAAGAACAGTTTGAAGAAAGTGTAAATTTGTTTTGGGATGGGGAATTTGCGAAAGCGGGGGATGGGTTTCGAAAGGTTCTTGCCATCGATCCTTCTGACAAAGCATCTCAATTGTATTTGGACCGAACGGAACTATATGCGCAAAACGGCCCACCTCCTGGGTTTGGGAAAGGATTTTTGGCATAA
- a CDS encoding histidine phosphatase family protein: protein MDLYLIRHPETIAPKGTCYGRTDFPLKYPVEDTADSTFSYLPSSFDHFLSSPAPRALKLSSALLSKYNFAKVNHNSIPTDERLWEMNFGDWDGKLWEEIPRKETIPWMKDFVNAKTPGGEAFTDLIFRMDSFINDWKSDGPLRLGWENTNNKPLNAMIVVCHSGPIRAALCKFNGTPYEEAFKSPVDFGSVHKLEIS, encoded by the coding sequence ATGGACCTCTATTTAATTCGCCATCCGGAAACCATCGCACCAAAAGGCACTTGTTATGGTCGAACAGACTTCCCACTCAAATATCCTGTGGAAGATACGGCAGATTCTACTTTTTCTTATTTACCATCCTCATTCGATCATTTCCTTTCGAGTCCAGCGCCAAGAGCACTAAAACTATCTTCAGCCTTATTATCAAAATACAACTTTGCAAAGGTAAATCATAACTCAATACCAACTGACGAACGTTTGTGGGAGATGAATTTTGGTGATTGGGATGGAAAACTTTGGGAAGAAATTCCAAGAAAAGAAACTATCCCTTGGATGAAAGACTTCGTAAATGCAAAAACACCTGGTGGGGAAGCTTTCACTGATCTTATTTTCAGAATGGATTCTTTTATCAACGATTGGAAAAGTGATGGTCCATTAAGACTAGGCTGGGAAAACACAAACAACAAACCTTTAAACGCAATGATTGTTGTTTGCCACTCAGGTCCCATTCGAGCGGCCTTATGCAAATTTAATGGAACTCCTTATGAAGAAGCCTTTAAATCTCCTGTGGACTTTGGATCAGTCCACAAATTAGAAATTTCTTAA
- a CDS encoding adenosylcobinamide-GDP ribazoletransferase — translation MIWMITEIRLFFVCLSFLSRIPSPKWIGFQEEWLHKSIKYSPTVGILLGFLQWSIFTIFQMFLGTGIAFIISLGFLLILTGAFHEDGFSDFCDGIGGGWKREDILRIMKDSRVGSFGAAGISLLLILKIIAGLDSLKTTGFFWNQFSLEKIFQQMPVILYFLSAHSFSRFISVLMMKLLPYAKEEGYAKPMAKEITWPQTLFASLAGLLPFVFLVYLYPKFSLSLVLIVPSFYYMYSLMKRWIGGFTGDCLGAVQQVVETCLWISGVFVWTSI, via the coding sequence ATGATTTGGATGATAACAGAAATTCGCCTTTTCTTTGTTTGTTTATCATTTCTATCTAGAATACCTTCTCCAAAATGGATAGGTTTCCAAGAAGAATGGTTACATAAATCTATTAAATACTCTCCCACTGTGGGAATTTTATTGGGATTTTTACAATGGAGTATCTTTACCATTTTCCAAATGTTTTTGGGCACAGGGATAGCATTTATCATTTCCCTTGGTTTTTTGCTGATTTTAACCGGAGCATTTCATGAAGATGGATTTTCTGATTTTTGTGATGGGATTGGCGGAGGTTGGAAAAGAGAAGATATCCTTAGAATTATGAAAGATAGTAGGGTTGGAAGTTTTGGTGCTGCTGGAATTTCTCTATTATTGATTCTTAAAATAATTGCTGGTCTCGATTCATTGAAAACTACAGGATTTTTTTGGAATCAGTTTTCACTTGAAAAAATCTTTCAACAAATGCCCGTTATACTTTATTTTCTATCCGCACATAGTTTTAGTCGTTTTATTTCTGTATTAATGATGAAACTACTTCCCTATGCAAAGGAAGAAGGTTACGCAAAACCAATGGCAAAGGAAATCACCTGGCCCCAAACTCTATTTGCAAGTCTTGCAGGTCTCCTCCCATTTGTTTTCCTTGTTTACTTATATCCAAAATTTTCACTTAGTTTGGTTTTAATAGTTCCTAGTTTTTATTATATGTATTCACTGATGAAACGTTGGATCGGTGGATTTACTGGAGATTGTTTGGGAGCCGTCCAACAAGTGGTAGAAACTTGCCTTTGGATTTCAGGAGTGTTTGTATGGACCTCTATTTAA
- the gatB gene encoding Asp-tRNA(Asn)/Glu-tRNA(Gln) amidotransferase subunit GatB, with the protein MEYEVIIGLEVHVQLNTLSKIFSTATNEFGGSPNTHISTLCVALPGTLPVLNEVVLEKAVRAGVALGCEITRFTKFDRKNYFYPDLPKGYQISQFDKPYATQGGIYIKLKGETEEKFIPLTRIHMEEDAGKLIHSHDPSINRSYVDYNRAGTPLIEIVSEPDLRSSDEAYVYLNELKTILRYIQVSDCNMEEGSLRCDANVSIRPKGEKGFRTRVEIKNLNSFKAVKQAIDYEIEWQKDVYSRGESFRQMTKLWDATLLKTIPMRSKEMSHDYRYFPEPDLPTIQISDSFIEDIRKTLPELPRQKKERYKTELGLPDYDAEVLTSEREIAEYFEEALLVSGDAKKTSNWVKDEILGIVNKENISIQEFSIDPLRIGKLVKLINSGEITGKIAKTIFEDMLTSKDQPETIVEAKGLKVVRDDKALEEIVIRVIESQPESVEGWKNGKDRVLGAIVGGVMKETKGKADPKLVNELILAKLGPLGEKKKV; encoded by the coding sequence ATGGAATACGAAGTCATCATCGGTCTGGAAGTCCACGTCCAGCTCAACACTCTATCTAAAATTTTTTCTACTGCTACAAACGAATTTGGCGGTAGCCCCAACACACATATTTCCACACTTTGTGTAGCACTTCCTGGCACATTGCCAGTGTTAAACGAAGTTGTTTTGGAAAAGGCAGTGCGCGCTGGAGTGGCACTCGGATGCGAAATCACAAGGTTTACTAAATTTGATCGTAAAAATTATTTTTACCCTGATTTACCGAAGGGGTACCAAATTTCTCAATTTGATAAACCTTATGCAACCCAAGGTGGAATCTATATCAAATTAAAGGGGGAAACAGAAGAAAAATTCATTCCCCTAACAAGGATTCATATGGAAGAGGATGCGGGGAAACTCATTCACTCTCATGATCCTTCTATCAATCGTTCCTATGTTGATTATAACCGTGCAGGAACTCCTTTGATTGAAATCGTATCGGAACCTGACTTACGTTCTTCGGATGAAGCTTATGTTTATTTGAATGAATTAAAAACTATCTTACGATACATTCAAGTATCTGATTGTAATATGGAAGAAGGATCACTTCGTTGTGATGCAAACGTTTCCATTCGACCTAAAGGTGAAAAAGGTTTTCGCACTCGAGTCGAAATTAAAAACTTAAATTCTTTTAAGGCCGTAAAACAAGCGATAGACTATGAGATTGAATGGCAAAAGGATGTTTATTCTCGTGGAGAGTCTTTTCGCCAAATGACAAAACTTTGGGATGCCACATTACTCAAAACAATTCCTATGCGTTCCAAAGAGATGAGTCACGATTATCGTTATTTTCCAGAACCAGACCTTCCAACGATTCAAATCTCTGATTCTTTTATTGAAGATATTCGTAAAACATTACCAGAACTTCCAAGGCAAAAAAAAGAAAGATACAAAACGGAACTTGGATTACCTGATTACGATGCCGAAGTATTAACCAGCGAACGTGAGATAGCCGAATACTTTGAAGAAGCACTCCTTGTTTCTGGAGATGCCAAAAAAACTTCTAACTGGGTAAAAGATGAAATTCTTGGAATTGTAAATAAGGAAAACATTTCCATTCAAGAATTCTCTATTGATCCACTGCGAATTGGTAAACTTGTAAAACTCATCAATTCTGGTGAAATTACAGGAAAAATTGCTAAAACTATCTTTGAAGATATGTTAACTTCAAAAGACCAACCAGAAACAATTGTCGAAGCGAAAGGTTTGAAAGTAGTTCGTGATGACAAAGCATTAGAAGAAATTGTCATTCGTGTGATTGAGTCACAACCTGAATCAGTGGAAGGTTGGAAAAATGGAAAAGATCGAGTTCTTGGTGCCATCGTAGGTGGTGTGATGAAAGAAACCAAAGGTAAGGCCGATCCGAAACTCGTAAACGAATTGATTCTTGCTAAGCTTGGCCCACTGGGTGAAAAAAAGAAGGTATAA
- a CDS encoding aldehyde dehydrogenase family protein — MPMTQATLSQTSNSGKAVIQTKSFTPSDIDRIFQAQKKKALELRLSNFKTRILKLKKLKNAVLKYQKEIQTALHSDFRKSAGEVDITEILPTIAEINDAIRHVKHWMRPKNVMTPPTLLGATSRIVYEPKGVCLIIAPWNYPFHLAIAPLAAAIAAGNTIMLKPSEFTPHTADVIKAMLSEIFAEDEIAVFEGDVSVATALLEVPFDHIFFTGSTPVGKIVMAAAAKHLTSVTLELGGKSPSIVAEDADLKVAAERIMWGKFLNAGQTCVAPDYLLIPESKVEEFVKYAKETTESFFKSKPENFTSSPDFCRIVNAKNFGRVSSYIDDAVKKGAKIAYGGEVRSSDNFISPTILTNVSLDARIMEDEIFGPLLPIITYKTLDEAIHIINERPKPLALYIFTKKRSTSKYVLKRTSSGGAVINDVILHLVNSNLPFGGVNHSGHGSYHGLFGFKTFSHERSVLQTPKASIAKLMYPPYSGFVRLMVKLTTKFFV, encoded by the coding sequence ATTCCCATGACCCAAGCCACCCTCTCACAAACCTCGAATTCTGGAAAGGCTGTGATCCAAACCAAAAGTTTTACTCCCTCAGATATTGATCGTATTTTCCAAGCACAAAAGAAAAAGGCATTGGAACTTCGTTTATCCAATTTCAAAACAAGAATTCTTAAATTAAAAAAACTAAAAAACGCTGTCCTCAAGTACCAAAAAGAGATTCAAACAGCACTCCATTCAGATTTCAGAAAATCTGCGGGAGAAGTGGATATCACTGAAATTTTGCCAACCATTGCGGAAATCAATGATGCCATTCGCCATGTGAAACATTGGATGCGTCCGAAAAACGTAATGACACCGCCGACTTTACTTGGTGCCACTAGCCGTATTGTTTATGAACCAAAAGGAGTTTGTCTTATCATTGCTCCTTGGAATTATCCTTTCCACTTAGCCATTGCTCCACTGGCTGCGGCAATTGCTGCTGGAAACACAATCATGTTGAAACCTTCTGAGTTTACACCACATACAGCTGATGTCATTAAAGCAATGTTAAGTGAAATTTTTGCAGAAGATGAAATTGCCGTTTTCGAAGGTGATGTATCCGTTGCAACTGCATTACTTGAAGTTCCTTTTGATCATATATTCTTTACTGGCTCCACTCCTGTTGGTAAAATTGTGATGGCAGCGGCAGCAAAACATTTAACTAGCGTAACGTTAGAATTAGGTGGTAAGTCTCCATCAATCGTCGCAGAAGATGCTGATTTAAAAGTGGCTGCCGAAAGAATTATGTGGGGGAAATTTTTAAATGCAGGGCAAACTTGTGTAGCTCCCGATTATCTCTTAATTCCCGAATCCAAAGTGGAAGAATTTGTAAAATATGCAAAAGAAACCACTGAAAGTTTTTTTAAATCAAAACCTGAAAATTTTACATCTAGTCCAGACTTTTGCCGTATCGTGAACGCAAAAAACTTTGGAAGAGTATCTTCTTATATAGATGATGCAGTCAAAAAAGGTGCAAAAATTGCTTATGGTGGAGAAGTCAGAAGCTCTGATAATTTTATTTCACCAACCATCCTTACGAATGTATCTCTCGATGCACGTATTATGGAGGATGAAATTTTTGGGCCGCTTTTACCTATCATCACTTATAAAACTTTGGACGAAGCCATCCATATTATCAATGAGAGACCAAAACCATTAGCGTTGTATATTTTTACTAAAAAAAGAAGTACATCCAAATATGTTCTTAAAAGAACAAGTTCAGGTGGAGCTGTCATCAATGATGTGATTCTTCATTTGGTAAATTCGAATCTTCCATTTGGAGGAGTCAATCATTCAGGTCATGGTAGTTACCATGGACTATTTGGTTTTAAAACTTTCTCCCATGAAAGATCTGTTTTACAAACGCCTAAGGCATCAATTGCAAAATTGATGTATCCACCTTACTCCGGTTTTGTGAGACTGATGGTAAAATTAACTACTAAATTTTTCGTTTAG
- a CDS encoding adenylate/guanylate cyclase domain-containing protein — MTRQTIIYLSMALLSTACRMVAPSPQIQSGVLDLENFPIASGKAMALQGDWKFFPGQFNVPEGATPPTYLPVPALWNQVPLRSGIKDGKGYGTYVLDIRLPKENEIYSVYLPEVRTSFRLTAGNRSLVSGRPGQTKDTTIPSAQGQSFTITAKDHLQIRIEVSNFHHKEGGLPNAPVFGLAESVQNYILAQSTIDLALTGAIFMFGLYHFILFFYRNKQREAFYFGFFCLVFAARIPFVGSKTIYAVFPNIPWELVVYVEYASVFVLGILFLWFVDGLFPRFIDTKLILYFSAYVQFMLVYGLIIKPEVYTQFEVVFQVLGVVYAVFLGIRLYQMMVRGLPDSGIFFLGYVVLFIGFVYDVFLAYSGEGESTLSQIAVFLFFGVQSTIVTLRTARTFHKKVLLKEEFETINEQFILTNRLYAKFIPRDFLTHLGKESIEEVQLGDSSEREMTVMFADIWEYWDIIYSIPLENRMLFTNSYLGRIGPCVRKNNGFIDKYIGSAIMALFDGGIQNSIKAAEDIQWELEKYNERRRTFGYLPLHAGIGIHSGDTMLGILGEEERLESTVISDTVNLSSRIQGLTKKYGARILVSLTSLMLHEDLDTIPYRILDFVRVKGKQETVMIAEVLIPDIDIISNRKIENKERFEAAIFDYERADFISALEGFREVFANNPEDLAAQIYIERCEYYQTAGVGEDWDGVSAWEK; from the coding sequence ATGACCCGTCAGACAATAATCTATCTTTCCATGGCACTTTTGTCAACGGCTTGTCGTATGGTCGCCCCCTCTCCGCAAATTCAATCTGGTGTATTGGATCTGGAAAATTTTCCTATTGCATCAGGAAAAGCGATGGCTCTCCAAGGTGACTGGAAATTTTTTCCAGGACAATTCAATGTTCCTGAAGGTGCCACTCCGCCCACTTACCTACCGGTTCCCGCTCTTTGGAACCAGGTTCCTTTGCGATCTGGGATCAAGGATGGGAAGGGTTATGGCACCTATGTTTTGGACATTCGCCTTCCAAAAGAAAATGAAATTTATTCGGTCTATTTACCTGAGGTTCGCACTTCTTTTCGACTTACCGCGGGTAACAGAAGTTTGGTGTCTGGTAGACCTGGCCAGACAAAAGATACAACCATTCCAAGTGCCCAAGGACAAAGTTTTACGATTACTGCAAAAGACCACCTTCAGATTCGTATTGAAGTCAGTAACTTCCATCACAAAGAAGGTGGCCTCCCTAATGCACCTGTCTTCGGCCTGGCGGAAAGTGTTCAGAATTATATTCTGGCACAAAGTACAATTGATTTAGCGTTAACAGGCGCTATATTTATGTTTGGTTTGTATCATTTCATTTTGTTTTTCTATCGTAACAAACAAAGAGAAGCATTTTACTTTGGTTTTTTTTGTTTGGTTTTCGCCGCTAGGATTCCTTTTGTTGGTAGTAAAACAATTTATGCAGTATTCCCAAATATTCCTTGGGAGTTAGTGGTTTATGTTGAGTATGCCTCTGTATTTGTTTTAGGAATTTTGTTTTTGTGGTTTGTTGATGGTTTGTTTCCTCGATTTATCGATACAAAGTTAATTCTTTATTTCAGTGCTTACGTACAGTTTATGTTAGTTTATGGTTTAATTATTAAACCGGAAGTTTATACACAGTTTGAAGTTGTATTCCAAGTATTGGGTGTTGTTTATGCTGTGTTTTTGGGCATTCGATTATACCAAATGATGGTTAGAGGGTTGCCCGATTCTGGAATTTTCTTTTTAGGATATGTTGTATTATTTATTGGGTTTGTTTATGATGTTTTTCTTGCTTATAGTGGGGAAGGGGAATCAACCTTATCTCAAATTGCTGTATTTTTGTTTTTTGGGGTTCAATCAACAATCGTTACACTTCGTACGGCAAGAACCTTTCATAAAAAAGTTTTATTAAAAGAAGAATTTGAAACTATTAACGAACAGTTTATTTTAACAAATCGATTATATGCAAAATTTATTCCTCGCGATTTTTTAACTCATTTAGGTAAGGAAAGTATCGAAGAAGTTCAGTTAGGTGATAGTAGCGAACGAGAAATGACGGTTATGTTCGCCGACATTTGGGAGTATTGGGATATCATTTACTCAATTCCTTTAGAAAATCGTATGTTGTTTACTAATTCTTATTTGGGAAGGATTGGGCCATGTGTACGAAAAAATAATGGTTTTATCGATAAATACATTGGAAGTGCGATTATGGCACTTTTTGATGGAGGAATTCAAAATTCCATCAAGGCAGCAGAAGACATCCAATGGGAATTAGAAAAATACAATGAACGTAGACGAACTTTCGGGTATTTGCCTCTTCATGCAGGGATTGGAATTCACTCTGGGGATACGATGCTTGGAATTTTGGGAGAAGAGGAAAGACTCGAATCCACAGTTATTTCTGACACTGTCAATCTTTCTAGTCGTATACAAGGTTTAACCAAAAAATATGGCGCAAGAATTTTGGTAAGTTTAACCTCACTTATGTTACATGAAGACTTGGATACAATTCCATATCGGATTTTGGACTTTGTACGTGTCAAAGGAAAACAAGAAACGGTGATGATTGCCGAAGTTTTGATACCTGATATTGATATTATCTCCAATAGGAAAATTGAAAATAAGGAAAGATTTGAAGCAGCCATTTTTGATTATGAACGTGCTGATTTTATTTCTGCCTTAGAAGGGTTTCGTGAAGTTTTTGCAAACAATCCAGAAGATTTGGCAGCACAAATTTATATTGAGAGATGTGAATATTACCAAACCGCAGGTGTAGGTGAAGATTGGGATGGAGTTTCCGCATGGGAAAAATAA
- the cobT gene encoding nicotinate-nucleotide--dimethylbenzimidazole phosphoribosyltransferase — MSLFSLPTISPVTDVLRNSIRSKIDNKTKPLGSLGDLEAIAMQLAEIQNTLTPELKNPKLILFAGDHGITDEPVSLYPKDVTWQMVLNFLSGGACANVFAKHSHIEVEVVDAGVDHDWDENGPRPIDKKIRKGTSNFLKQTAMSINEAKETILSGINLLSENRYSETNVFLFGEMGIGNTSAASLILSHLTEIPLRKLVGRGTGLNNSGKENKFKILNEAYQRTGKLNDPLEVLSEFGGFEIGMMAGAMIGAAAQRKTFVVDGFIATAAYAIAFALNPSVKSYAIFSHLSEEEGHTVILEHWKVRPLLRLNLRLGEGSGALAAYPLIELSVKFLNEMASFADAGVSNSDSK; from the coding sequence ATGTCCCTGTTTTCCCTACCTACGATTTCTCCCGTAACCGATGTTTTGCGAAATTCGATTCGCAGCAAAATTGACAATAAAACTAAACCCTTGGGTTCCCTGGGTGATTTGGAGGCCATTGCCATGCAATTGGCAGAAATCCAAAATACCCTCACCCCTGAGTTAAAAAATCCGAAACTCATTTTATTTGCGGGAGATCATGGGATCACGGATGAACCTGTTTCCCTCTATCCAAAAGATGTCACTTGGCAAATGGTTTTGAACTTTTTATCAGGTGGAGCCTGTGCCAATGTTTTTGCCAAACACAGTCATATTGAAGTGGAAGTGGTTGATGCTGGTGTTGATCACGATTGGGACGAAAATGGCCCGAGACCCATTGATAAAAAAATAAGAAAAGGAACATCCAACTTTTTAAAACAAACTGCGATGTCTATCAATGAGGCAAAAGAAACTATATTAAGTGGGATAAACCTCTTATCTGAAAATAGATACTCGGAAACTAATGTATTTTTGTTTGGCGAAATGGGAATTGGCAATACATCTGCGGCATCTCTCATCCTTTCTCATCTAACAGAGATTCCACTCAGGAAACTGGTAGGACGAGGCACTGGTCTAAACAATAGCGGGAAGGAAAACAAATTTAAAATTCTGAACGAAGCCTACCAGAGAACAGGAAAATTAAATGATCCATTAGAAGTTCTTTCTGAATTTGGTGGATTTGAAATTGGAATGATGGCGGGTGCTATGATTGGAGCAGCCGCACAAAGGAAAACTTTTGTTGTGGATGGTTTTATTGCAACAGCGGCATACGCTATTGCATTTGCACTCAATCCTTCCGTAAAAAGTTACGCTATTTTTTCACACCTATCAGAAGAAGAAGGCCATACTGTCATTTTAGAACATTGGAAAGTAAGACCACTCCTTCGACTCAACCTTCGATTAGGAGAAGGTAGTGGCGCCCTAGCCGCTTATCCTCTGATTGAACTGAGTGTTAAGTTTTTAAATGAAATGGCGTCCTTTGCTGATGCTGGTGTTAGCAATTCTGATTCAAAATAA
- a CDS encoding bacteriohemerythrin translates to MQKDYSAHLDSLRITWLSEPFHLGIPIIDLQHVWLVHIILELEEIIVESEKDGSDVDVHSSFRKALDYVAEHFALEEDILEHFNYPKFSEHIQGHRKFVERLTEKYYEAKNSQMAALGILQILKKWLFQHILHDDTDYADFFKASGFDLKSYCNEILKSGKYPISKEQLLIYQNIVQMDTTHISLQEQSIDTIQEIRNIWRTYNLSTGIPIIDLQHIWLLKMIVELDHSLKLGDGSSATFQKVITAAIEYTKDHFGVEDKIMRYFRFTDVVNHMNQHKRFIDFIKTRNDEFKLGNPRAGLHLVQDLRNWLLSHIALEDKKIGLAFESRVRELSEFTKKLHQTGEISISREQKNLYKLVMQSAPDPLD, encoded by the coding sequence ATGCAAAAGGATTACTCTGCACATTTAGATTCCTTGCGAATCACATGGTTAAGTGAACCTTTCCATTTGGGAATTCCGATCATCGACCTCCAACATGTTTGGTTGGTTCATATCATCCTTGAATTAGAAGAAATCATTGTTGAATCCGAGAAAGATGGTTCAGATGTGGATGTTCATTCTTCGTTTAGAAAAGCCTTGGATTATGTGGCAGAACATTTTGCATTAGAAGAAGATATTCTTGAACATTTTAACTATCCAAAGTTTTCAGAGCACATACAAGGACATCGTAAGTTTGTAGAACGTTTAACTGAAAAATATTATGAAGCAAAAAATAGCCAAATGGCTGCTCTTGGTATTTTACAAATCCTTAAAAAATGGCTTTTTCAACATATCTTACATGATGATACAGATTATGCAGATTTTTTTAAAGCAAGTGGATTTGATTTAAAATCCTACTGTAATGAAATTTTAAAATCAGGTAAATATCCAATCTCCAAAGAACAACTTTTGATTTATCAAAACATTGTGCAGATGGATACAACACATATTTCTCTTCAGGAACAATCTATTGATACAATTCAGGAGATAAGAAATATATGGAGAACGTATAATCTTTCTACTGGAATTCCTATTATCGATTTACAACACATTTGGTTATTAAAAATGATTGTTGAACTAGATCATTCTCTGAAGTTAGGTGACGGTTCCAGCGCCACCTTTCAAAAAGTCATAACAGCAGCTATTGAATATACCAAAGATCATTTTGGTGTGGAAGATAAAATAATGCGTTACTTTAGGTTCACCGATGTGGTCAACCACATGAACCAACACAAACGATTTATAGATTTTATCAAAACAAGAAACGACGAATTCAAATTGGGAAACCCTAGGGCGGGACTTCATTTGGTCCAAGACCTTCGTAACTGGCTTTTGTCTCATATTGCGCTGGAAGATAAAAAAATTGGACTCGCATTTGAATCGCGGGTGAGAGAACTTTCCGAGTTTACGAAAAAACTGCACCAAACTGGTGAAATTAGTATCTCTCGAGAGCAAAAAAACCTATATAAATTGGTAATGCAATCGGCTCCCGACCCTCTCGATTGA